The Pseudomonas parafulva genome window below encodes:
- a CDS encoding DUF1624 domain-containing protein yields the protein MPTSNIPATRLHSIDALRGLVMLFMLLDHVRETFLLHRQVGDPMDIDTTEPALFLSRTLAHLCAPVFVLLTGLSAWLYGEKYQGRGDVSAFLFKRGLFLVVLELTLVNLAWSLQLPPSVIYLQVIWAIGLSMIALSLLIWLPRPMLLALGVLIVAGHNLLDGLHVAPDSLWHAPWAVLHERSWLEVAPQLRLRVTYPLLPWIGVIALGYGLGPWFARGSDAASRASKLLMAGCGALLGFVVLRAINGYGEAAWRVHDDLTHTVMSLLNITKYPPSLLFLLLTLGIGLLLLRAFERVGDTRWIAVLTVLGSAPMFFYLLHLYVLKVLYLIALGMFGRNHGDYFGFDSVGDVWVMTVLLAVALYPPVQRFARFKARRRDIRWLKYL from the coding sequence ATGCCAACTTCAAACATCCCTGCGACTCGCCTGCACAGCATCGATGCCCTGCGTGGCCTGGTCATGCTGTTCATGCTGCTGGACCACGTGCGCGAGACTTTCCTGCTGCACCGCCAGGTCGGCGACCCGATGGACATCGACACCACGGAGCCTGCGCTGTTTCTCAGCCGCACCCTGGCGCACCTGTGCGCGCCGGTGTTCGTGCTGCTGACCGGTCTGAGCGCCTGGCTGTATGGCGAAAAATACCAGGGCCGGGGCGACGTTTCGGCGTTCCTGTTCAAGCGCGGCCTGTTTCTGGTGGTGCTCGAACTGACCTTGGTGAACCTCGCCTGGAGCCTGCAACTGCCGCCCAGCGTGATCTACCTGCAGGTGATCTGGGCCATCGGCCTGAGCATGATCGCCCTGTCGCTGCTGATCTGGCTGCCACGCCCGATGCTGCTGGCACTGGGTGTGCTCATCGTGGCCGGACACAACCTGCTCGACGGCCTGCATGTCGCCCCCGACTCGCTGTGGCATGCACCCTGGGCGGTGCTGCATGAGCGCAGTTGGCTCGAGGTGGCGCCACAACTGCGCCTGCGCGTCACCTACCCGCTGCTGCCATGGATCGGCGTGATCGCCCTGGGCTACGGCCTCGGCCCCTGGTTCGCGCGCGGCAGCGATGCCGCATCGCGCGCCAGCAAATTGCTGATGGCCGGCTGTGGCGCCTTGTTGGGCTTCGTCGTGTTGCGCGCGATTAACGGTTACGGCGAAGCGGCCTGGCGAGTGCATGATGACCTCACGCACACCGTCATGAGCCTGCTCAACATCACCAAGTACCCACCGTCGCTGCTGTTCCTGCTGCTCACCCTCGGCATCGGTCTGCTATTGCTGCGCGCGTTCGAGCGCGTGGGCGATACCCGCTGGATCGCTGTGCTGACGGTGCTGGGCAGCGCGCCGATGTTCTTCTATCTATTGCACCTTTATGTGCTGAAAGTGCTGTACCTGATCGCCCTCGGCATGTTCGGGCGCAATCACGGCGATTACTTCGGCTTCGACAGCGTCGGCGACGTCTGGGTGATGACGGTGCTGCTGGCCGTGGCCTTGTATCCGCCGGTGCAGCGCTTCGCCCGGTTCAAGGCGCGGCGCCGCGACATTCGCTGGCTCAAGTACTTGTGA
- a CDS encoding TonB-dependent receptor — MSRHFTLHTLAACMAVSLPSLAETSTGGVLALPATAVTDTLEEPRIDLATPTQAGSRLNLSALDTPASTSSLTAEQILQRANRTVQDAVTRAPGITSIGTPGNGNTALSARGFTGHSSVMTLFDGSRLYTGAGTQSFPVDPWMVERIDVIRGPASVLYGEGATGAVINVIPKKPLAGEVRNHLRLGYGSWDRQQMGLDSGGSLSERLSYRLVLDQQQGNGWVDRTDSRSLAVNAALRFDASDDLSFTLAHDRGDDQPANYFGTPLIDGRLHGSLRDKNYNIRNDVQRYHDEWTRLNTDWAISDSVSASNQLYYVKSRRHWRNAEDYRWDPDRDLLARQSYLEIRHNQEQIGDRQSLSFDHSLFGLTSKTVVGAEYNRIRFNVDSNSPYDDLQPGDFIDPWSPAPGRFQSASATRPQTLSTTRTFALFAENRTQLSERLSLVTGIRRDQNHIERDNLVDDSRVDRSLNGGNWRAGLVFAVSDDLSLYGQYSTSEDGVGDLVSLSASRIGYDLTESRQTELGLKQRFWEGRGEWTLAAYHIVKKKLLVDDPLTHDKQQAGQQRSDGLEASLELDLGQQWQLSANAAVVRARYDDFVESVDGVFQDRAGNRPANVPRRTANLWLSKGFGERVDAGVGLRYVDQRYADTANLASVPGYTVMDANLGWQVLPEVRLGLQLNNLFDRQYVVAAHSGEQWLLGTPRSYFATLDYRF, encoded by the coding sequence ATGTCCCGACACTTCACGCTTCACACCCTGGCCGCCTGCATGGCCGTCTCCTTGCCGTCCCTGGCCGAAACCTCCACCGGCGGCGTGCTCGCACTGCCGGCAACGGCCGTCACCGACACACTGGAAGAGCCACGCATCGACCTGGCCACCCCGACCCAGGCCGGCTCGCGCCTGAACCTCAGCGCCTTGGACACCCCGGCCAGCACCAGCAGCCTGACCGCCGAACAGATCCTGCAGCGCGCCAACCGCACTGTACAGGACGCCGTGACCCGCGCGCCGGGCATCACCTCGATCGGCACGCCCGGCAACGGTAACACCGCCCTCTCCGCCCGAGGCTTCACCGGCCACAGCTCGGTGATGACCCTGTTCGACGGCTCGCGCCTGTACACCGGTGCCGGCACCCAGAGCTTTCCGGTCGACCCGTGGATGGTCGAGCGCATCGACGTGATTCGCGGTCCGGCCTCGGTGTTGTACGGCGAAGGTGCCACCGGCGCGGTCATCAATGTGATCCCGAAAAAGCCCCTGGCAGGCGAAGTTCGCAACCACCTGCGCCTGGGCTACGGCTCCTGGGACCGCCAACAGATGGGCCTGGACAGCGGCGGTAGCCTGAGCGAACGGCTCAGCTACCGCCTGGTCCTCGATCAACAGCAAGGCAATGGCTGGGTCGATCGCACCGATTCGCGCAGCCTTGCGGTGAACGCGGCGCTGCGCTTCGACGCCAGCGACGACCTGAGCTTCACCCTCGCCCACGACCGTGGCGATGACCAGCCGGCGAACTATTTCGGCACCCCGCTGATCGACGGCCGCCTGCACGGCAGCCTGCGCGACAAGAACTACAACATCCGCAACGACGTGCAGCGCTACCACGACGAGTGGACGCGACTGAACACCGACTGGGCCATCAGCGACAGCGTCAGTGCCAGCAACCAGCTGTACTACGTCAAGAGCCGTCGGCACTGGCGCAATGCCGAGGACTACCGCTGGGACCCGGATCGTGACCTGCTGGCCCGGCAGAGCTACCTTGAAATCCGCCACAACCAGGAACAGATAGGCGACCGCCAGAGCTTGAGTTTCGATCACAGCCTGTTCGGCTTGACCAGCAAGACCGTGGTCGGCGCCGAGTACAACCGGATCCGCTTCAACGTCGACAGCAATTCGCCCTACGACGACCTGCAACCCGGCGACTTCATCGACCCCTGGAGTCCGGCGCCGGGACGTTTCCAGAGCGCCAGCGCGACCCGCCCGCAAACCCTGTCCACGACTCGCACCTTCGCCCTGTTCGCCGAAAACCGTACCCAACTCAGCGAGCGCTTGTCGCTGGTCACCGGCATCCGCCGCGACCAGAACCATATCGAGCGCGACAACCTGGTGGACGACAGCCGCGTCGATCGCAGCCTGAACGGCGGCAACTGGCGTGCGGGACTGGTGTTCGCGGTCAGCGACGACCTGTCGCTGTACGGCCAGTATTCGACCAGCGAGGACGGCGTGGGCGACCTGGTCAGCCTCAGTGCCAGCCGTATCGGCTACGACCTCACCGAGTCCAGGCAAACCGAGCTAGGGCTCAAGCAGCGCTTCTGGGAGGGGCGTGGCGAGTGGACCCTGGCGGCGTACCACATCGTCAAGAAGAAGCTGCTGGTGGACGATCCGCTGACCCATGACAAGCAGCAGGCCGGCCAGCAGCGTTCGGACGGGCTGGAAGCCAGCCTGGAGCTGGACCTGGGCCAGCAATGGCAACTGTCGGCCAACGCCGCAGTGGTGCGCGCCCGGTACGACGATTTCGTTGAAAGCGTCGATGGCGTGTTCCAGGATCGTGCCGGCAATCGACCGGCCAATGTGCCTCGGCGCACCGCCAATCTGTGGCTGAGCAAAGGCTTCGGCGAGCGTGTCGATGCCGGCGTCGGCCTGCGCTACGTCGATCAGCGTTACGCCGACACTGCGAACCTGGCCAGCGTACCGGGCTATACCGTGATGGACGCCAATCTTGGCTGGCAGGTGCTGCCCGAGGTGCGTCTTGGCCTGCAACTGAACAACCTGTTCGACCGCCAGTATGTGGTCGCGGCCCACAGTGGCGAGCAGTGGCTGCTGGGCACGCCACGGTCGTATTTCGCGACGCTGGACTACCGCTTCTGA
- a CDS encoding outer membrane beta-barrel protein, producing the protein MFTAKLLRHACALALVGTPLAAMAAPSTDPLFTFGLLGSYNKFKFEGGSDSDKEHMGQGGVFANFGNKMTAESGFIYQVGAEAKYGKKNDDKLKEAQADLDLGWRAALDARNFVDVIIGGGYSWTRFEPEINDLDTKLTYKSPFAKAALGYNHQFDASTLRVEVGARRSIDGRARLKVEDFESDSVDMKDRTNPYAEVSLLMNQQGAMPIQAGLYYTRTEYKIDEDSPAADNTKLKRDEFGVKVGLAF; encoded by the coding sequence ATGTTTACTGCAAAACTGCTGCGTCACGCTTGCGCATTGGCCCTGGTCGGCACGCCTCTGGCAGCGATGGCTGCGCCGAGCACCGATCCTCTGTTCACCTTCGGTCTGCTGGGCTCTTACAACAAGTTCAAATTCGAAGGCGGCAGCGACTCCGACAAGGAGCACATGGGTCAAGGCGGCGTGTTCGCCAACTTTGGCAACAAGATGACCGCCGAATCCGGCTTCATCTACCAAGTGGGTGCCGAAGCCAAGTACGGCAAGAAAAACGACGACAAGCTCAAGGAAGCTCAGGCTGACCTGGATCTGGGCTGGCGCGCCGCGCTGGATGCGCGCAACTTCGTCGACGTGATCATCGGTGGCGGCTACAGCTGGACCCGCTTCGAACCCGAGATCAACGATCTGGACACCAAGCTGACCTACAAGTCGCCGTTCGCCAAGGCCGCGCTGGGTTACAACCACCAGTTCGACGCCTCCACCCTGCGTGTGGAAGTGGGCGCTCGTCGCAGCATCGACGGTCGCGCGCGTCTGAAGGTCGAAGACTTCGAGAGCGACAGCGTCGACATGAAGGACCGTACCAACCCGTACGCCGAAGTGTCGCTGTTGATGAACCAGCAAGGCGCCATGCCGATTCAGGCCGGCCTCTACTACACCCGCACCGAATACAAGATCGACGAAGATTCGCCGGCTGCCGACAACACCAAGCTCAAGCGTGACGAGTTTGGCGTGAAGGTCGGTCTGGCGTTCTGA
- a CDS encoding GNAT family N-acetyltransferase, translating into MIQLRPMTAEDFERFWPTFQHVVHARETYAYDPQLTQQQARQLWLDLPLHTYVAEAEGQLLGSYYLKANAAGPGAHVGNCGYMVTEQARGRGVARAMCEHSQKLARQEGFLALQFNSVVSSNEVAVALWQKLGFEIVGRLPKAYRHAHLGLVDCLVMYKWLADEPVTEKPALLIGRKNIEAKVSRRRGR; encoded by the coding sequence ATGATCCAGCTCCGCCCCATGACCGCCGAGGACTTCGAGCGCTTCTGGCCGACCTTCCAGCACGTCGTCCACGCGCGCGAAACCTACGCCTACGACCCGCAACTGACCCAGCAGCAGGCGCGCCAGCTTTGGCTCGACCTGCCGCTGCACACCTACGTGGCCGAGGCCGAGGGTCAGTTGCTCGGTTCCTACTACCTCAAGGCCAATGCCGCAGGCCCCGGCGCCCATGTGGGCAACTGCGGCTACATGGTCACCGAGCAGGCGCGCGGGCGCGGCGTGGCCCGGGCGATGTGCGAGCACTCGCAGAAGCTGGCGCGCCAGGAAGGCTTTCTGGCCTTGCAGTTCAATTCGGTGGTGTCGAGCAACGAGGTGGCGGTGGCGCTGTGGCAGAAGCTGGGCTTCGAGATCGTCGGGCGCCTGCCCAAGGCCTATCGCCATGCCCACCTGGGACTGGTGGACTGCCTGGTGATGTACAAATGGTTGGCCGATGAGCCAGTCACGGAAAAACCCGCACTGCTGATCGGACGCAAGAACATCGAGGCAAAAGTGTCACGGCGACGCGGTCGGTAG
- a CDS encoding sensor histidine kinase, whose product MPLPNPSKGWSSSTSRLLALYSFLFVAWSSILMGVLYFEVTSYLNKLTRHSMLQRQHLFVHMSGKQLDDALIASQAFEERSFDAYGLFDAQLNPLGGRIRSVPSELALDGKVHELKRCLDADDPHLPRDSCDAVGLRVADGRWLVLVRDNGSLFVVTRIILHALLWGISLTLIPGFAGWYLLRRRPLKRIRAVQASAELIVAGDLTHRLPLSARRDELDMLAAIVNAMLDRIERLMHEVKGVCDNIAHDLRTPLTRLRAQLYRIRQQSGADSAQAEALDQAIGETDTLMARFRGLLRISELEDRQRRAGFVELDPHNLLVELHDFYLPLAEDGGIRLTLQQPAHMPALHGDRELLFEALANLVGNAIKFTPEGGQVRIQAVQDAAGVHVAIEDSGPGIPEQERTAVLKRFYRSEEGHRHPGFGLGLSIVAAIVDLHGFTLEVGGSEWGGARLVLHCLPADARA is encoded by the coding sequence ATGCCATTGCCGAACCCGTCTAAAGGCTGGAGCTCCTCCACCAGCCGCCTGCTGGCGCTGTACAGCTTCCTGTTCGTGGCCTGGAGCAGCATCCTCATGGGCGTGCTGTACTTCGAGGTCACCAGCTACCTGAACAAGCTGACCCGCCACTCGATGCTGCAACGTCAGCACCTGTTCGTGCACATGTCCGGCAAGCAACTCGATGACGCCCTTATCGCCAGCCAGGCTTTCGAAGAGCGCAGCTTCGATGCCTATGGCCTGTTCGATGCACAACTCAATCCGCTGGGCGGGCGCATCCGCTCGGTCCCGTCCGAGCTCGCCCTCGATGGCAAGGTCCACGAACTCAAGCGCTGCCTGGACGCCGACGATCCGCACCTGCCGCGCGACAGTTGCGATGCCGTGGGTCTGCGGGTGGCCGATGGCCGCTGGTTGGTCCTGGTGCGCGATAACGGCTCGCTGTTCGTGGTCACGCGGATCATCCTGCACGCGCTGCTGTGGGGTATCTCGCTGACGTTGATCCCAGGCTTCGCGGGCTGGTACCTGCTGCGCAGACGGCCGCTCAAGCGCATTCGCGCGGTGCAGGCCAGCGCTGAGCTGATCGTCGCCGGCGACCTCACCCACCGCTTGCCGCTGTCGGCGCGGCGCGACGAGCTGGACATGCTGGCCGCCATCGTCAACGCCATGCTCGACCGCATCGAACGACTGATGCACGAGGTCAAGGGCGTGTGCGACAACATCGCTCACGACCTGCGCACCCCGCTGACCCGCCTGCGCGCCCAGCTCTACCGCATCCGCCAGCAAAGCGGTGCCGACTCCGCGCAGGCCGAGGCTCTCGACCAGGCCATCGGCGAGACCGACACGCTCATGGCGCGCTTTCGCGGGCTGCTGCGCATCAGTGAGCTGGAAGACCGCCAACGCCGCGCCGGCTTCGTCGAGCTCGATCCGCACAACCTGCTGGTCGAACTGCACGACTTCTACCTGCCCCTGGCCGAAGACGGCGGTATTCGCCTGACACTGCAACAGCCCGCGCACATGCCCGCATTGCACGGCGACCGCGAACTGCTGTTCGAGGCCCTGGCCAATCTGGTCGGCAATGCCATCAAGTTCACTCCCGAAGGCGGACAGGTGCGCATCCAGGCCGTGCAGGACGCCGCAGGCGTGCATGTGGCCATCGAGGACAGCGGTCCGGGCATCCCCGAACAGGAACGGACCGCCGTGCTCAAGCGCTTCTACCGCAGCGAAGAAGGCCATCGTCATCCAGGCTTCGGCCTCGGGCTGTCGATCGTGGCGGCGATCGTCGACCTGCATGGCTTTACCCTTGAGGTCGGTGGCAGCGAATGGGGCGGCGCACGTCTGGTGCTGCATTGCCTACCCGCCGACGCGCGCGCCTAG
- a CDS encoding response regulator transcription factor produces the protein MPRVLTIEDDAVTAQEIVAELSSHGLEVDWADNGREGLAKAIAGGYDMITVDRMLPEVDGLTIVTTLRSLKIATPILMISALSDVDERVRGLRAGGDDYLTKPFASDEMAARVEVLLRRNSVPMTQTRLQVADLELDLISHEARRGESSLNLLPTEYKLLEFLMRHSGQVITRMMIFEEVWGYHFDPGTNLIDVHIGRLRKKIDPPGQTPLIRTVRGSGYAIAEPV, from the coding sequence ATGCCCCGCGTACTGACCATCGAAGACGACGCCGTCACCGCCCAGGAAATCGTCGCCGAGCTCTCCAGCCACGGCCTGGAAGTCGACTGGGCAGACAACGGCCGCGAAGGCCTGGCCAAAGCCATCGCCGGCGGCTATGACATGATCACCGTCGACCGCATGCTCCCGGAGGTCGATGGCCTGACCATCGTCACCACCCTGCGCAGCTTGAAGATCGCCACCCCCATCCTCATGATCAGCGCTCTCTCGGATGTCGACGAACGCGTGCGCGGCCTGCGTGCCGGCGGTGACGACTACCTGACCAAACCCTTCGCCTCCGATGAAATGGCCGCCCGCGTCGAAGTGCTGTTGCGTCGCAACAGCGTGCCCATGACCCAGACCCGCCTGCAGGTCGCCGACCTGGAGCTGGACCTGATCAGCCACGAAGCCCGCCGCGGCGAAAGCAGCCTCAACCTGCTGCCCACCGAATACAAATTGCTCGAGTTCCTCATGCGCCATTCCGGCCAGGTGATCACCCGGATGATGATCTTCGAAGAAGTCTGGGGCTATCACTTCGACCCAGGCACCAACCTGATCGACGTGCACATCGGCCGCCTGCGCAAGAAAATCGATCCCCCCGGCCAGACGCCCCTGATCCGCACCGTACGGGGCTCCGGCTATGCCATTGCCGAACCCGTCTAA